The DNA window ctctctctctctctctctctctctctctctctctctctctctctctctctatctatcaacgTATCatgtacttattattattattattattattattattattattatcattattattattattattgtcattattattattattattgttattattattattattattattattatagtagtagtagtagtagtagtagtagtagtagtagtagtagtagtagtagtagtagtagtagtagtagtagtattctctTACGTTCAATATTATTGCGCAATGTGGGTTGCACAATATTTTGACGGTGGCCCCTAGACGGTCAATATTATTGTACAATATTTTGGTTTGTGCATAAGATTGTACCGTATGGAGGCGATATTGAAGGTTGTGAGCACAGACGTACAACCACATTGTGCAAACAGTCAGTCCCTGCCAGAACTTCATAACGTCACCCCTTTTTGGCATGATTAGTATAATCTTTGCATTTCACATCCCACAGGGCGGGAAGATCACGATACACCTCAATAAATTCAACAACGAATTCTTTTTCGGCTTTGTTGTCACCCATGATACGCGTGGTtgaggagagagacaaacaccttACACAACCGCTGGAGAGAAACTGACAGGATATTGTGCAATATACCCAACAGACGACACAATATTATCCCGTTTGCGCAATATATTTTCAAGTTTTTGAAAATCACATAATATATTGCACAACCTTTCAATATTGCCCACACACGATCAATTATATTGCGCAAACCAAAATATTGCGCAATAATATTGAACGTCTAGGGGCCGCTTTAGTCAGATAAGAGGAATGTTTTAGCAAAGAGTCAAAATGGCGATCCATCTACGTTGCATTTTGTGTTCTGCCTGCAAGCCAACACTGGTCCATGGGAATGTGCGCGCTATCATACGACGTGGCCTTGGAACCACCGGGCTGTTGCTTTCAGGAAGAATTCTTATAAACTCTATATTATGTATTCACAAAAATCATGCCtgctgttcatctctctctctctctctctctctctctctctctctctctcttttacacacCTTAGCCAAACTATTCATTGATTTAACTATTACCTGACTGTGTCTAAAGaatacctcttcctcttgcccctctacattatcttcttcctcctcctcctccttttcttcctcctcctccttctctattatctcccgttttctttctctttgtcgcATCACGGCTGTAGTTACTTTCATTGGCTCTAATGCCCCAGTGCCAGTACCTCAGTGGACACGGCAGAAGCTACATGCCAAGACTACGAGTTCCGCGAAACTAAGGTAACTGTCATGCATGTACGAATGTATTATCAGGAGTGAAAATTAATAAGGTTAGCACAATCTTCTGGAAATGTAACATTCATTGCTAGCATTAACTTCAGTGGCAAAAAATGTTATTTCTTGTGCGTGTTTTTTTCAGGTTTTCGtttcgttgttatttttattgacgTTGTTTAGTGATGTTGTAATTACGGTTGCTGCCAGGATGTGCGTGATGGTTGTACGACTATACTGTTATTGCATGCTGATGTTCTTGCTattatagtaagagagagagagagagagagagagagagagagagagagagagagagagagagagagagagagagagagaaataggaagaaaaaggattaCAAAATAGTATCGCGTTATGCTACATATAATTTTCCAGACAACTGTGAAGCACGAGTAAGAAGGAACTGCATTTCGATATTGTGGTTTCCTGAAGCAGCGTGAGGCGCGATGATTGTGGAGACGTGTCTGCTGCTGGTGGCCGCAATAGTGTTGGTGTGGATCTACTCTAAAAGGCGATTTAGTTACTGGTCATCTAAGGATGTGGTCTGCCCACCAATCCTGCCATTGATCGGCCATATGAATTACTTCTTTAAGGGTCAGCGCTGGGTTTCCTTACATAAGGTAAGACCATGGATGAACTACATTGCTTTCCTTGCCCCTGTATAGATTAGAATTGTCAGTATAATAATTTCttaagagcgtgtgtgtgtgtgtgtgtgtgtgtgtgtgtgtgtgtgtgtgtgtatgtttatgtagccattatgtttcaggcactttttttttttctttcagttttatcTAGAGTTCCGCAAGCACAAGTTTTATGGGCTGTACGAGTTTTTCAATCCCGTACTTATGATCACTGACCCTGAACTTCTTAAACTCGTCCTGGTGAAGGATTTTGAATACTTCGTAGACAGGCGACGGTTCGGGGACCAGGAAGGCTCCCTCATGACTGAGATGCTCACTAATAAGTTTGGTGAGGAATGGAAAGACCTTCGAGCAATCATGACTCCAACATTCTCCTCTGGCAAAATGCGAAGTATGTTTCATTTGATTTCCGAAAAGGCAGATAAcctggtttctttttctctcaagaATGCAGTCAACAATAAACCTGTTGACATGAAGGACATGTTTGGTCGTTTCACCATGGATACAATTGCTTCTTGTGCCTTTGGCATTGAATGCAACTCGCTTTCTGATTCCAAACCCGTGTTTGCAGAAGTAGCCGAGAAATTTTTCAATTTCCAAGGTCTTAAAGCATTGAAGTTGACTTTGATGATAGTCCTGCCAAAATTACATAATTTTCTTGGATTCAAAGTGGACGATGTTGAGATTGAATTTTTCGCAAAGCTCGCCAAAGAAAACATGGAGCTTCGGAAGAAAGGACAGAGCCGAGGAGACTTCTTAGATCTGCTGCTGAACGCGAAAGCTTCAGAAGACGATATCCGTCCAGGAAAGAAAGGTAATTAATTCATTCTATTTCATAGTATCTATATAGCTTGTACTTATATctcttgaaatgtgtgtgtgtgtgtgtgtgtgtgtgtgtgtgtgtgtgtgtgtgtgtgtgtgtgtgtgtgtgtgtgtgtgtgtgtgtgtgtgtgtgtgtgtgtgtgtgtgtgtatatatatatatatatatatatatatatatatatatatatatatatatatatatatatatatatatatatatatatatatatatatatgtgtgtgtgtgtgtgtgtgtgtgtgtgtgtgtgtgtgtgtgtgtgtgtgtgtgctgtttctGTTAGCTCTCAATGAGGCCATAAGTTTGGTATGTAAGATCAGAGATGAAATAATGCATACTTAAGCACTAAGTATTTTTCCACAGTATTTGGAGAGCACACGTTAGTGGCACAGAGTGTGCTCTTCCTTGTGGCTGGTTATGACACCACTGCCTCGGCActcgccttctcctcctacaaCGTGGCCATGAATGTCCACTGCCAACATCGGCTTCGGCAAGAGCTGCAGGAGCTTGTAAAGGAGCACGGCTCAATCAACTACCAAGGGATCATGGAGGCTAAATACCTGGACGCTGTTCTAATGGGTGAGTATATCATGACTTGTGATCGACTATTTTTCACTTACGTACGTACCTGTTACACATAGCTGCGTTAAGCAGGAGGCACTAGACATCTACCAAAACTatacttactcccagtgaggtctgaAGTATTGGATCATGTGATGCTGGGAACTCATCAATAATTTAACTGTGACTTCAAAGAaagtttcctttgtgtttcacaATAAGATGGGaaagtcacagcctgccctctaaagaaaaCTCTCTTTCACGTATAACTACATACacctaattacacacacaaccttcactCAATATTCCCATTTGAGGACAAGATCAGAAATATCTCCAGGTTGGATTACTCTTCTGGATTGACACTCTcttcaacttttcttcattaatttctgcaacattcgcagccTTAGGTCTAGTTTTAACTGTCACTCTGTAGAACACCACatgtcctctactaaacctcatcttatttttcttcactgaaaCGCGATAGGTggtgaggcaactgacagttgACTAATTGATTTCTTCTACCGCGCTCTTTTCTCCCAGAGACGCTGAGGCTGTACCCACCAGGCACTATTGGGGAGCGGGTGTGCACCAAGCAATACAAGTAAGTTCAGTTTTCAGGTAACAGAGTGTTGGATGCCTTTGTGAGTGGTTACTATATTTTACCTTTACAAAAGACAGTGGCTGGTGACTGATGACAAGAGAATCCAAGAGAAGAGGCAGTAGCCAcctgccgaaacgataatttatactcccagtgaggtctgaTAGCACTCGTTCAGGGGGTGCTATGAACATATCAATAAGGACAGCTGTGACCtaactgaacgtttccctttgtgtctcacgaCTCAAGGATACAGTCATAGCATACCATGTAAAGACACAAAACTATACAATACCTAACTACACACATACCCATtattcaaaattcaaaatgaaTATGACGACTACTTTACCAACTTCGCGAGGTTGGTAAAGGGATTCCACGAAATCCCTTTCTGTGGAGGGGATCATAAtatccccaggtcggactcctATATCGGTATCGACtccaaatgtcttgacatccTCTCaactttttaattaatttcttcgaCATTCGCGGTCTTAAGTTCTAAGTTTCAATTTGTAGAACATCACCTCTCTCTACTAAAGTTCATCTTCTGACAATAGATGATCAACCCTTCAGGATgtaaacagatcacgcagggacaccacagaatgcctgacttctgatctctcttaaatttctgattgggacagagaaaactaaGTACTGACTGGGCTGTTCTccctagatagggtggaatcaaaagcttttcgtcttatcaagtcctttcctctgactgaatgtctttagcctctttctcaccgtcgtaacgttgcatctcttgtcatcctttattgctattttcatccCAGCTGCTCATTTAATATTgccaactgcatgcctcccttcttcCCGCGGCCTCggtgcacaagactttcttctttttttcatccttattctgtccacctttctaacgcaagagttaacccgtactcttaatcattcatctctttctctggaaAATTCTTGAATTCCTTGCTTgtttctgcatttccatctaTGTATGACTTTAATTCATTTATCTCcctcagcactgggacacatttttaccttgagatttgtgtacgattagaccattttattgacattagcaagggtctatggaggtcagaagattaatggccagagtatttactattttaatcccccacatgagtttctgaagctgtataagaatgaatatggaaacatgtcatggtactcaaggggtttcaagacatttatcccattgttTTGAGAAACTCTTTTGACCCTGTTTGGGGATTGGCATCTTAGtggacctttttgtttaatagtttttgtttctcttggcAAATTATTCCCTTTCATGAAAAAAGGAATACTGAGAAAGTAGCAATTACACAGTCCATCACTAATTCACTCATGTTTTCTTAAAAATACAGTCACAGCCACTGTGTATAAATTCACGAAGACTAGTAACAAAAAAGCAGGAatattatgacgaagaaggcgATAGgtggtgaaacacacactcagCCTAAGAGAAATGGGTGATGacgcaggcagagagagaggtcaccaCTGTGTACTTGGTCTTGGCCTGGCCCGCTGTGATTACCAATGTTAAGTTAATTGTTCGGTGAAGATCTGAATGACTCCctttaatttttgttatatACAATGAAATTAAACGTcgtaaaataattataaaaaaatgtaatattatCTAAATGTATGAACACATGAACACATCtatcaagaaaaaataagttaagAGTCTTTAGTGTCAATCAGTCTGCAGATTGGGTGAGGAGTTGCTGCTTCACCAGATTCGCTGTGCTGTAGCAAGTTCGCCGAGTTCGCAGCGCTGGCGTAGTGGATTCATAATAGTAGCTACCTCTTCTACATGCCCTACACGCCTCTGTACTAAACTCAGGTGGCAGTGGATTGGTTTTTGATACTTCCCTGCAAAAAATTATTgtatcctccttcccctctctctctctctctctctctctctctctctctctctctctctctctctctggttgggaGGAATACTTTTATACAATGTAATCATTTCTCTGTACATTCTAGGATTCCGGACACAGACTTAATCATGAACCCCGGAGATTTGATCCAGTTTCCCTTGTGGAGCATCCATCACGACCCTCAGTACTGGCCTGAGCCGGAAGAATTCAAGCCTGAGCGCTTCCTTGCAGAGAACAGAGGCAGCATCATCAGTTTTACGCACTTGCCCTTCGGAATGGGTCCCAGAAACTGCATCGGTAAGACAATTTGGTGTGGGCAGATTTAAGAGTGGTATCATTATAGCTATTAAAAGTACTATTATGATAGTGTATAGAGAACACGATCAAATGCAAGAACTAGAGAAATACACCATTAAATATATTGAATCTTTGCCAAACGCTTTGATTTACAGTAGAACTAGATCAATCTCGCTCTGGCAGAAGAAAAAcacttttctaatttttttatttttattttgtggcATGAATAACTTTGTGTACTCTATTGTTGTATTCATTACTAACATTGCTCATAGGATTTTCAAAGACTGACTTCAATAGCAGGTATATCACGTCagctaaggtaaaaaaaaaaaataatattttacTACAGTTACAGTACAGAGTAGCAGGGAAGTACACGTGGTACAATGTGGCAAgagtgcattattattattactattattattattattattattattattattattattattattattattactattatcatcattattaatattattgctttattattattattattattattaccattattattattattattattattattattattattattattatcattatcattttattattgttgttattattattgtcattattattattattattattattattattattattattattattatcattattattattaattttattattattactattattattattaagttctattattattatcattatttctttctttcttttttttcttgttcttcttgttcttgttcttcttgttcttgttcttcttcttgttcttcttcttcttcttcttcttcttcttcttcttcttctttggtattattattattattattattattattattattattattattattattatcattattattattattattattattattattatattattattattattattattattattattattgtcattatcaacatcatcaacattattgtTCTGGGGTGATATTCctccaattattattattattatcattattaatattattattattattattattattattattattattattattattattattattattatcattattaataatattattattatcatcatcattattatttctatattgttatcaatattgttattattattattattattattattattattattattattatcattattattattactattattatt is part of the Portunus trituberculatus isolate SZX2019 chromosome 19, ASM1759143v1, whole genome shotgun sequence genome and encodes:
- the LOC123506022 gene encoding cytochrome P450 9e2-like, which encodes MIVETCLLLVAAIVLVWIYSKRRFSYWSSKDVVCPPILPLIGHMNYFFKGQRWVSLHKFYLEFRKHKFYGLYEFFNPVLMITDPELLKLVLVKDFEYFVDRRRFGDQEGSLMTEMLTNKFGEEWKDLRAIMTPTFSSGKMRSMFHLISEKADNLVSFSLKNAVNNKPVDMKDMFGRFTMDTIASCAFGIECNSLSDSKPVFAEVAEKFFNFQGLKALKLTLMIVLPKLHNFLGFKVDDVEIEFFAKLAKENMELRKKGQSRGDFLDLLLNAKASEDDIRPGKKVFGEHTLVAQSVLFLVAGYDTTASALAFSSYNVAMNVHCQHRLRQELQELVKEHGSINYQGIMEAKYLDAVLMETLRLYPPGTIGERVCTKQYKIPDTDLIMNPGDLIQFPLWSIHHDPQYWPEPEEFKPERFLAENRGSIISFTHLPFGMGPRNCIAMRFALMEAKVALAQLILAAEIKLAPGHEKMELQDSPFLMRPKDGVMLMLTPLQKD